Proteins encoded by one window of Salmonirosea aquatica:
- a CDS encoding pseudouridine synthase: protein MKKRNEFLKDPKFSRPSSRSQEGKDESRYTSARPARDSEKGGRSEGPVFKSRKKTTEKLFNKPTLKKSDFNRLKAEDSPVRKLDRDDRLRDKRATPEGDSFRERPARDFNKPAGGYKSGSESGRSFDRNRDDRSSDRPRRDDRGSRPQDSPRRDFDRPRNKDRGRGDRDSDRPARRDFDRPREESGPRRDERGSASSSRNERAPRDFDRNRDERGARSNDFRREGTPGGSDQRRDSARPTRNFDRDRDERTSDRPRRDTRDDRSRGDGGPFRKGLEQGNRKFDRNRTEPPRSEVPRDSRRNEKQDGPSEAKNRRAGRFSRPPRYDFSDYEDRKPKVQKHTDDDVLRLNRYIANAGICSRREADELIEAGQITVNGAVVTEMGYKVKRSDVVKYGKKLLNPERMVYLLINKPKDYITTTEDPDDRRTVMDLVAGACEERIYPVGRLDRNTTGLLLLTNDGELAKKLTHPSSNVKKIYQAELDKPITTEDFEAMQAGFELEDGFVKPDDLGIVTPDAMVVGLEIHSGRNRIVRRMFEHFGYEVQKLDRTVFAGLNKKDLPRGKWRFLNEKEVIKLKFLL, encoded by the coding sequence ATGAAAAAACGAAACGAATTTCTCAAAGATCCCAAGTTTTCACGCCCATCGTCCCGCAGCCAGGAAGGCAAGGATGAATCACGTTACACCTCCGCCCGTCCCGCGCGCGACTCCGAAAAAGGAGGGCGCTCTGAGGGGCCGGTCTTCAAATCCAGAAAGAAGACAACGGAAAAACTTTTTAATAAACCTACCCTCAAAAAGTCAGACTTCAACCGGCTGAAAGCAGAGGATTCTCCGGTGCGGAAGCTCGACCGCGACGACCGACTCCGTGACAAACGGGCTACCCCTGAAGGTGATTCATTCCGGGAACGGCCCGCCCGAGATTTCAACAAACCGGCAGGAGGCTATAAATCGGGCAGTGAGTCGGGCCGCAGTTTTGATCGCAATCGCGACGACAGAAGTTCTGACCGACCTCGTCGTGACGACCGCGGAAGTCGTCCGCAAGATTCACCCCGGCGCGATTTTGATCGGCCCAGGAACAAAGATAGGGGACGGGGCGACCGGGATTCTGACCGTCCGGCTCGCCGTGACTTCGATAGGCCTAGGGAAGAAAGTGGTCCCCGCCGCGATGAAAGAGGTTCTGCTTCTAGCAGTAGGAACGAGCGTGCACCCCGTGACTTTGACCGCAATCGCGACGAGCGTGGCGCACGTAGCAACGATTTTCGTCGGGAAGGTACCCCTGGAGGTTCTGACCAGCGGCGGGATTCGGCTCGCCCGACCCGCAATTTTGATAGAGACCGCGATGAGCGTACCTCTGACCGCCCTCGCCGCGATACGCGTGACGACCGTTCACGAGGGGACGGTGGTCCCTTTCGCAAGGGGTTGGAACAGGGGAATCGCAAATTTGACCGCAACCGTACAGAACCCCCCCGTTCCGAGGTACCCCGCGATTCCAGGCGCAACGAAAAGCAAGATGGACCAAGTGAAGCCAAAAATCGTCGGGCAGGTCGTTTCAGCCGTCCTCCCCGCTATGATTTCAGCGATTATGAAGACCGGAAACCGAAAGTTCAAAAACATACCGACGACGATGTGCTGCGTCTGAACCGCTACATCGCCAATGCTGGTATCTGTTCGCGCCGCGAAGCAGACGAATTGATCGAAGCCGGGCAAATTACTGTGAACGGTGCTGTAGTGACTGAGATGGGCTACAAAGTCAAGCGCTCGGATGTAGTGAAATATGGCAAGAAATTGCTCAACCCCGAGCGGATGGTCTATCTGCTGATTAACAAACCCAAGGATTACATCACCACAACCGAGGATCCTGACGACCGAAGGACGGTAATGGATCTGGTAGCGGGTGCCTGTGAGGAACGTATATACCCAGTCGGTCGCTTGGATCGCAATACGACGGGCCTGCTTTTGCTAACCAATGATGGTGAACTGGCCAAAAAGTTGACGCATCCATCAAGTAATGTGAAGAAAATCTATCAGGCTGAATTGGATAAGCCCATTACAACCGAGGATTTTGAAGCTATGCAGGCTGGATTTGAGCTGGAGGACGGGTTTGTAAAACCTGATGATCTTGGAATCGTGACCCCCGACGCCATGGTGGTGGGCCTCGAAATCCATAGTGGCCGGAACCGTATCGTACGCCGTATGTTCGAGCACTTTGGTTATGAAGTACAAAAGTTGGACCGGACGGTTTTTGCCGGACTCAATAAGAAGGACTTGCCTCGGGGAAAGTGGCGTTTTCTGAATGAAAAGGAAGTAATTAAGCTTAAATTTCTGCTATAA
- a CDS encoding acetoacetate--CoA ligase, which yields MTTSVPPSPLWKPSRAFVEQSNLKSYMDWLFVKKGLFFRDYHDLWEWSVTDTEDFWESLWHYFQIKCHDTYFDVVRPGESDMIHTQWFTRATLNYTEHVFRHKTKERPALVFQSERHALTEISWDALEKQVAAVATWLRKRGVQRGDRVAAVLPNIPQAVVAFLATNAVGAVWSSCSPDFGQASILDRFAQIAPKVLIMADGYQYNGRTYDKTTAFRALLDALPSVELPVLVPYLDAEGTLEGTISWEDILHSPNTGLDFEAVPFDHPIWVLYSSGTTGKPKAITHSVGGCLLEHLKTLALHQNVKPGDRYFWYSTTGWMMWNYSLASLLTGATLVLYDGAPAFPTLQVLWTFAEKARINHFGGGAAYFIACHKANLSLPSERLKHLISIGSTGSPLTPDACTWIYEAVRKDVWLISLSGGTDVCSAFVGGCPLLPVYAGEIQCRMLGCHLEAFDDEGEPVIDQLGEMVILKPMPSMPIYFWNDPDDERYRSSYFETYPGVWRHGDWIKITSRGSVIIFGRSDATLNRGGVRIGTAEVYAAVESIPEIRDSLVVYLENEDGSGDMPLFVVLKEGGTLNDELRSRINATLRHQFSPRHVPDRIEEIAEVPYTISGKKLEAPVKKILMGREPARVASRDTMRNPDALDIFVRMAAKKSRAVKPL from the coding sequence ATGACAACATCCGTACCGCCCTCCCCCCTATGGAAACCCAGCCGGGCTTTCGTGGAGCAGTCGAATCTGAAGAGCTACATGGACTGGCTTTTTGTCAAAAAAGGTCTTTTTTTTCGTGATTATCATGATCTGTGGGAGTGGTCGGTGACCGATACCGAAGATTTCTGGGAAAGCCTTTGGCATTACTTTCAGATAAAATGCCACGACACGTATTTTGACGTCGTTCGGCCCGGCGAGAGCGATATGATCCATACGCAATGGTTCACCCGCGCTACGCTCAATTACACCGAACATGTTTTTCGCCACAAGACTAAAGAACGCCCCGCCCTGGTGTTTCAGTCGGAGCGACACGCACTGACCGAAATTTCTTGGGACGCATTAGAAAAGCAGGTGGCCGCCGTAGCTACCTGGCTGCGAAAACGGGGTGTACAGCGGGGCGACCGCGTGGCCGCCGTGCTACCCAATATCCCGCAGGCCGTGGTGGCCTTTCTGGCGACCAACGCCGTGGGAGCCGTGTGGTCGAGCTGCTCTCCCGATTTCGGACAAGCCAGTATCCTGGATCGCTTTGCCCAAATCGCTCCCAAGGTACTCATCATGGCCGATGGCTACCAATACAATGGCCGGACCTACGATAAGACAACTGCCTTTCGTGCATTGCTCGATGCGCTTCCCTCGGTAGAGCTTCCGGTACTGGTACCTTACCTTGACGCCGAAGGTACCCTCGAAGGTACCATTTCGTGGGAGGACATTCTCCATAGCCCCAACACAGGTCTCGATTTTGAAGCGGTACCCTTTGACCATCCCATCTGGGTACTCTATTCATCGGGTACCACGGGCAAGCCTAAGGCCATTACGCATAGCGTGGGCGGCTGTCTGCTTGAGCATCTGAAAACGCTGGCTTTGCACCAGAACGTGAAGCCCGGCGACCGTTACTTCTGGTACTCCACCACGGGCTGGATGATGTGGAATTATTCGCTGGCTTCGCTGCTGACGGGCGCCACGCTGGTGCTGTACGACGGTGCGCCTGCCTTTCCTACCCTACAGGTACTATGGACTTTTGCCGAAAAGGCCCGGATCAACCACTTTGGGGGCGGGGCGGCCTACTTCATTGCCTGCCACAAAGCCAACCTGAGCCTGCCCAGCGAACGACTGAAGCACCTCATTTCCATTGGCTCTACGGGTTCGCCGCTGACTCCGGACGCCTGTACCTGGATTTATGAGGCGGTACGGAAAGATGTATGGCTCATTTCCCTGAGTGGTGGTACCGATGTGTGCAGCGCCTTTGTGGGCGGGTGCCCGCTACTGCCCGTATACGCGGGCGAAATCCAGTGCCGGATGCTGGGCTGCCATTTGGAAGCTTTCGACGATGAGGGCGAGCCGGTCATTGATCAGCTAGGCGAAATGGTGATCCTCAAGCCCATGCCCTCAATGCCCATCTATTTCTGGAACGATCCCGACGATGAGCGCTACCGCAGCAGCTACTTCGAAACCTACCCCGGTGTATGGCGGCACGGCGACTGGATCAAGATCACCTCGCGCGGCTCTGTCATCATTTTCGGACGATCGGATGCTACCTTGAACCGCGGTGGCGTACGTATCGGTACTGCCGAGGTATACGCCGCCGTAGAAAGTATCCCCGAAATCAGGGACAGTCTGGTGGTGTATCTGGAAAATGAAGACGGCAGCGGCGACATGCCTTTGTTTGTGGTACTCAAAGAGGGAGGTACCTTAAACGACGAACTACGATCCCGCATCAATGCCACGCTCCGCCATCAATTTAGCCCCAGGCACGTACCCGACCGCATTGAGGAAATCGCAGAGGTACCTTATACCATCAGTGGCAAAAAATTGGAAGCACCCGTTAAGAAAATCCTGATGGGGCGTGAGCCTGCCCGCGTAGCGAGCCGCGACACGATGCGTAATCCTGACGCTTTGGATATTTTTGTGCGCATGGCGGCCAAAAAGTCCCGTGCCGTAAAGCCGTTATGA
- a CDS encoding S41 family peptidase — MSQPTPDKPIQNSPYVVRLPIIISLTLAAGMLLGATFFSGGKKLTDVAKGYAKFREVLMLVENNYVDSVNTDELVDYSIAKMLEKLDPHTSYFNAEEATTARSQLESGFDGIGVEFNIYNDTVYVVSPLSGGPSESIGILSGDRILKVDGENLSGPGVTNAKVFKLLRGKRGSEVKLHIGRGSMKDGLDFTVVRDRIPTYSVDAAYMVDQEIGYIKVSRFSETTYDEFKTALSSLKSAGLKKLILDLRGNPGGYMERATSIADELISGNKLLVYTDGKDSRFDRKTNAKFDGMFEEGPIVVLADEGSASASEILAGALQDHDRALVVGRRTFGKGLVQMPIRLSDGSELRLTISRYYTPSGRSIQKHYDLGKGEVYNEDLTNRFNSGEYFSADSIKFDSTLKYKTDGGRLVYGGGGIMPDVFVPRDTSMNSKFLFELYAKNIIREYALRYVNDHKKVLEKQNFNEYLTKFNVSDAMVNELVQDAKKAGIKYNEKELNRSKPLILAQTKGLIGRYQWGRQRKDGLNNEIFQVLNPMDNVYQEAIKQFGKATDLEKGDFSSLNMTKEK, encoded by the coding sequence ATGAGCCAGCCTACTCCCGACAAACCTATTCAAAATTCACCGTACGTAGTGCGGCTTCCTATTATAATCAGCCTCACGCTGGCCGCCGGCATGTTGTTAGGGGCTACCTTTTTTAGTGGTGGCAAAAAACTGACCGACGTAGCCAAGGGCTACGCCAAGTTCCGGGAAGTACTGATGCTGGTGGAGAATAATTACGTGGATTCGGTCAACACCGACGAACTGGTCGATTATTCCATTGCCAAAATGCTGGAAAAGCTCGACCCACACACGTCCTATTTCAACGCCGAGGAAGCTACCACGGCCCGCTCACAATTGGAGTCGGGCTTTGATGGAATCGGCGTGGAGTTCAATATTTATAACGACACTGTCTATGTCGTGAGTCCCCTGAGCGGCGGGCCGTCCGAGTCCATCGGTATTCTGAGCGGTGACCGCATTTTGAAGGTGGACGGTGAAAATCTTTCCGGCCCCGGCGTGACCAACGCCAAGGTGTTCAAGCTACTGCGCGGCAAACGGGGCTCCGAAGTGAAACTACACATTGGGCGCGGCAGCATGAAAGACGGACTGGACTTCACCGTCGTGCGCGACCGCATCCCTACCTACTCGGTGGACGCCGCCTATATGGTGGATCAGGAGATTGGCTATATCAAAGTGAGCCGCTTCTCGGAAACTACCTACGATGAATTCAAAACTGCACTCAGCTCTCTGAAAAGCGCCGGTCTGAAAAAGCTGATTCTCGACCTGCGCGGGAACCCCGGCGGCTACATGGAACGGGCGACGAGTATTGCTGACGAGTTGATTTCGGGGAATAAGTTGCTGGTGTACACCGATGGCAAAGACAGCCGTTTCGATCGGAAAACCAATGCCAAGTTTGACGGCATGTTTGAAGAAGGGCCGATTGTGGTTCTGGCGGACGAAGGTAGTGCTTCGGCTTCCGAAATTCTGGCGGGTGCCCTGCAGGACCACGACCGCGCGCTGGTGGTAGGTCGCCGCACCTTTGGCAAAGGCCTGGTGCAGATGCCCATCAGACTTTCCGACGGCTCAGAACTACGCCTGACGATCTCGCGCTACTACACGCCCAGCGGCCGCAGCATCCAGAAACACTATGACCTGGGTAAAGGCGAAGTGTACAACGAAGACCTAACCAACCGCTTCAACAGTGGCGAGTATTTTAGCGCCGACAGCATCAAGTTCGATTCTACCCTGAAGTACAAAACCGACGGTGGCCGGCTGGTGTATGGCGGTGGCGGGATCATGCCCGACGTGTTCGTACCCCGCGACACCAGCATGAACAGCAAGTTCCTGTTTGAGCTATACGCCAAGAACATCATCCGCGAATACGCCCTGCGCTACGTGAACGATCACAAGAAGGTGTTGGAAAAGCAGAATTTCAACGAGTACCTCACCAAATTCAACGTTTCGGACGCAATGGTGAATGAATTGGTGCAGGACGCGAAGAAGGCGGGAATCAAGTATAACGAAAAAGAACTTAATCGCTCCAAGCCCCTGATCCTGGCCCAAACCAAGGGCCTGATTGGCCGCTACCAGTGGGGACGCCAGCGGAAAGACGGCCTAAACAATGAAATATTCCAGGTACTCAATCCGATGGATAATGTGTACCAGGAAGCCATCAAGCAGTTTGGCAAAGCCACGGATTTGGAAAAAGGCGATTTCAGTAGTTTGAATATGACGAAGGAGAAGTAG
- a CDS encoding Crp/Fnr family transcriptional regulator, with product MELLPTLVKITHLPEKELMPVLNLFESIDVPAKTVLLVPGKVCSQVWFVGSGSLRAYYQLEERKRTNPGMSEEKITREVTNWLIPTGGLHTAMRSFSQQVPTFYYVETLEASRLFTLSYPNYRLALRLHPEVVWKIFEYVIVMADLRLHISNLRYPEDRLRVFELTYPGTISQLPVHIQASYLNIDPNTLSRLRAKRQ from the coding sequence ATGGAATTACTTCCCACCCTCGTTAAAATCACCCATCTGCCGGAAAAAGAACTCATGCCCGTACTGAATCTCTTCGAGTCCATCGACGTGCCGGCCAAAACAGTGCTGCTGGTTCCGGGTAAGGTCTGCTCGCAGGTGTGGTTCGTAGGGAGTGGATCCCTTCGCGCCTACTACCAATTGGAAGAGCGAAAACGTACCAATCCGGGAATGAGCGAGGAGAAAATCACGCGCGAGGTAACGAACTGGCTCATCCCGACGGGCGGGCTGCACACCGCGATGCGGAGTTTTTCGCAGCAGGTACCGACCTTCTACTATGTCGAGACGCTGGAAGCGAGCCGATTGTTTACGTTGTCCTATCCGAACTATCGGCTCGCCCTGCGTTTACATCCTGAGGTAGTGTGGAAAATATTCGAATATGTCATCGTCATGGCCGATCTGCGGCTACATATCAGCAACCTCCGCTATCCCGAAGATCGTTTACGTGTGTTTGAGCTGACCTATCCTGGGACGATAAGCCAACTCCCTGTCCATATTCAGGCCT